The DNA region CCCCATCGGACTTGGATCCTTTCCCACAAACATCTCCCAACGACCTTTCAGTGAAGGTTTCTCTTTGCTACACCCCGATATTCCGAGTAATAGAAATACAACGATCCCTAATGAGAGTATCCACTTTCTCCGATTCAAACTTTGAATTGCATTCATCCCTTTTATCGTTTAATGATTAATGTACGCAGATCATTTCAAATTCACGCATTGCGCATCCGTATTTTCCCCTTTCTCACGATCTATTCACGCTTTATTGGAGCCTAAACATCAACGGCATAGTGTATTGAACCCTCACGGCTTTGCCTCCCTTCATACCGGGCTTCCAGCGAGGCATAACGCTGACTATCCGCAAAGCTTCCTGATCAAGAGCAGGACTAACACTACGAGTTACTTTAGCATCACAAATAGAACCGTCGCGTCCGACCACAAACTGCACAACAACCCTTCCCTGTGTCCCGGACTCCTGCTCCTCCTTCGGGTATTTCATATTACTACTCAGGAAACGCATCAAAGCCACTTGCCCACCGGGGAATGAGGGCATTTCCTCCGCATCATCACATATTTTATCAGAATCAACTTCTATCTGTACAGGGACATATTTTATTTCAACCGGTTTGTCCTCCACAATAGCAAGCGTTTCCGGTGGCGGTGGTACCGACGAATTATCAGAAGAGAAATTCCTAATCCCCAAGTCCTCTATGTTCTGTGGATAAACCTGACTAATGGCTTTTTGCTCCTGATAAGAGCATTTGGAAAAATCTTTCCCAAACTTTTCATTAGCCAATTCCCCGCGCAGCTCCTTATAGGCTGCACGAATAGCAGCCATCACTGCCTGATGATCAGCTTCGGTAGTCTTAGCGTCCCTGGACACGGTAACTTTATGATTGGAAGTAACCATTATTTCATCAAAGTAAGGGATACGCTTCTTCTGCTTCTCCGGCAGATTCTCATCATTATAAGGATTAGCGACAAATTCCTTCACCTTTTCTGTCAGTTGCCCGAGACTTCCTATATAATCATCCCCAGCCATTACCTGACCAGCCATATTAATCATTACCGTCAACACATTACGTTCATCTACTTGATTGGTTACCGCAGGCAACGTAGATGTTTCTTCTCTTTTCAAAGAAGCTTCTTCTTTAGGAATCCTCAACAATTCATCATGGATATAAAACCCGTTGAAGCCTGACGGAGTATACCCGGAGAAAGCGGAAACAATCTCAAAACTAAACTTCTGTCCTGCTTTCACCTTAGGAAAATAATACGCGCCTGCCACTGTCGTCTTATTACCTGTACTTACATAATAAAAATTAATGCTTCTACTTGCCGCAAAGTCGTAATTGGCTGTTCCCAATATCCTGAACTTATAGCCTCCGTTTCCACGGCCCGTACAAAGAACTCCCTGCACATCCCAATAATACTTCACCTCTTCCGACACAGTAAAAGGCACTTTCACTGGATAACTCTTAGGTGGCCACGAAAGCTTCTGGGCAGAAGCCGTAACTACCAGTAAACTCATTGTAAGTAAAACAAATAACTTTCTCATGATCCTATCTCTTTGGTACTTCTGTTACATAATAAGATTCCCGACTTTCATACAGTCTATCTTAATTAAGATTTTTCATCTCATCTTCTTCTACTATCGTAAGTTATTCCCCTCCTGATTCAAACTCAGCACATAAGTTCCCTGTTGATCTATATCTACTGAGAGGCTCCGGTTCGAAGAATCATACACCAGCGTTATCTTTTGCCGATTACCATGTTTCGCCTGTACTACCGCCTTCCTACCTTCCAACGAAAGAATAGAATCGATCTCATATTCATGCCAGTCATCATTCACCCACGAAGTTATCTTACCATAATCATCATCAATATCCCGATTATATAAACTCAAGGAACAATTTACCTCCGTCCCGTCCTCCTTTTCATATTTCCACTCACCTACAAATGGGTGGTCAGCATCAGTAGAAGGCAGTATTTTGTAGTTTGTATAATTAAGTTAAACATTAAATTTCCTCTTTCCATTACTCCAATCTCCTGAGAAAAAAGAGTCACCATTATACTCCCCGTCAAACAATTTAAACGTACCTGTTTTCTTGCCGTTAACAGTTTCATCAATGATATAATCCACACCTATCTGCTTTCCCGTCAGCTGTATCGGGTTATTGATATGCTTATAAGAATAACTGCCATAAAGCGAATCTCCAATTTGCGTCAATGCCATTTGTACTTCCTTACCAGCTACCTGTCCGCTTAAAGTCATTTCCTTAATAGCTGGAATATCAACAGGCCTATCCTCCCCTCTTCTTCCTATAATATAAACCAAAGCTATAACTACCACTAATATAACCAGCCCTATCATGTAATAAAAAGAAGTTTTCCGCCTAACCGGAACTTCCGTTTTTTGTTTCTCTTCACTAACAGGCACGACCACAGTAGCCGGAATCATTTCTGAAGGCAGCAAGATCTCTGTACCGCCTTCCGGTTCCCCATCTGTAGCAGTCACGGTTAGTACAGCTTCCTGTTGACCGCGGTTGGCACGACTTCTTAACTTCCGATTCCACTCCTTACGATAAGTATACAGCAACCAGAACTCGAAAACCAAAATTAGAATGGAAATTATTATAGAAATAACTATAGTCAATTTCTCGCTCGTACCGACGCCTGAAATTATCACAGCTATTACTGCATACAATGAATAGACAATGGCCGGACGAATTAAAGGCAAATAGACTCCCCAGAACAGTGTTTGCAAAGGATACCATTTATAATACCCACAGAAAGTGCCAAGGGTATAAACGAAAAAACCTATGCCAAGGCAAGGCAGAATAAGAGGACCGAAGCCCATCTGATATTTGACACTATAGAAAATCAGATCCACTGGTGCTTGACCTGCAACAGTGGATGCTGCCCAACATAATCCTATCCCCATTGCGAGAGCAAACAAACCATTATACAAATCTAACACAACCAGCACATAATGGTAAAAAAGCCTGGAAAAAACGAATTTCAACACCCCTATCACTAAAGTCAGCACAGGCAAGACATTCAAAATCAGCGAAACAGCATTATCGCTATGTTCCTCCAAAAAACCCGCCAATGTCTTTGTCTCAGCAACTTGTCTGTTCACCACCACCTCCACAAAAGGAGCACAAAAAATCATGGCGTAAAATAAAACTGATAAAATGATATCATAAATACCATTTTCCCTATGTTTTTCATTCGAATACATATCCATACCAATTAGTTATTACTCGCCTATATTTCCAACCAACCGCCCTTAATAGCCTTTATCAACATATCAGACGCATTCTTGGCTTCCAGCTTAAGCATGATCTGCTTACGGTGGAACTCCACTGTATTGACTGATATATACAGCGTTTCTGCTATCTCATTGCTCTTCAGACCTTCGGATATGCATTTCAGCACCTCCAGTTCGCGTTTGCTGAGAACCTGTGGCATTTCAGGAGGAAGCTTCTTCCGGGATTTCTGGAAGTGTGGACAGTAGTATTTACGACCTGCCAAAACCGATTGAATCGCCTCTTGCAGGTTCTCCGGATCAGACTGTTTAAGAATCACTGCATCTACATCCGCCTTTACCATCCGACGGACCACCCACACCTCACTATGCATCGTCTCAATAATAATACGCATGCTCGGATAGAGCAAACGTATCTGTTCTATCAGCTCAAAACCCGACATGTCCGGCAATTCTATGTCGACCATGCAAATACTGATATCGTGGGATTTAAGAAGTTCCAAAGCTTTCGCAGCACTGTCAGCCGCATATATCTCACCTATTTCCGGACAGACTTCAAGAATGTTACGGATGCCCGCCAATACAATAGGGTGATCATCTATAAGAAGAAGATGGTATTTCGATGTATCCGATGGAAGTTGCACCATATTTCTTTTATTTATATGCTTGTGGTCAGATATTAGTCCTCCCTGTTATCATGTTTACTATTTTGTGCAAAGGAAGGGTATTTTTAGTTTAAATCTACTATTGTTTTCCGTAGTTTTTCAACAGACAGCATGTAAATGCAATGGTATACTTTCCATACATGAAAGCTATTATGGAATAAATCTTTATTTAATAGGAGCCGTAACCGTAACGCACACACCGGTCTCATCAGCAGTCACATGGAGCGTACCATTCATACATCTGACCCTATCTTCCATCGTGCGCATCCCGATGCCCTTGGAAGAAGAGCGCTTCATTACTCCATTACTGAATATCTCCAACCGCACATGCGCCCCATCCATCAACAGTGAAATGGAGATCTGTGTGCCGGAAGAATATTTGAGAATATTATTCATGCTTTCCTGCACAATACGATACAATTCATAGGCCACATTGTAGGACACCAGACTCCAATCGGACGTAGAGGCATCGAATGAAAGATGCATGGATGAAGGAATATTCAGATGATCGATATAGTCTGTTATAATTTCATCAATAGTGGCATCAAAAAATACGGGAGGCATCAGCTCGTGCGAGATACTACGGATATTCGCACGGCTCCGTCCCAGTTTGTCCAGCAACTCACATTTATCCTCTTCTCTATTAAATCCCGATTTAAGTTCCATTTCCAGTCCCAGAAGTTCATTGCAAACCCCATCGTGCAGCTCGCGTGCCAGACGGGCACGTTCGCTCTCCATTCCGTCAATATATTTACGGCTGAGTTGTAACTTGCGTTTATACAAGAGGACGATCAAGAGGATAATCATAAAGCTGATAAAAGCTATAAACCAAATTGTGAGCCGAAGGCTGCGAAGTTCTTCCTGCTGTTGTAATTCTTTCAGACGCTTAATTTCAAGTTCTTTCTTCTGAGTATCATAGCGCACTTGCAGCTCGCTCATTTGCTTCTCCACCTCCTGCGCAGCCAGAGAATCACGCAATTCGAGAGCTTGCTCCATATATCTGTAGGCCTCATCGGGCTGTTGCAGGTTATGATAGCATTCGGCCATACGGCTGTACCACACGTAGGGGGCGGTAGGCGAATTCGTGCTTATCAGTCCCGTCAACTTTCGATAAAAATCCAAGCTTTCCCGATATTTCTTTTCCTTTAGTAAAAGCTGGGCTTTTGTCTCATAAATACCGATAGCTTCATGGCTCGTTTCCGGTAATTCATCCAGAAAGCGGTCACATACATTCAGATAGTAACGCACCGAATCATCTTGTGCAGTAGCCTGAAAAGCGGGTAACAGCGCTGACAATACTTTTAACCGAAAACGCGGTGATTGTTGCTGGGAAGCTATTCCATAGGCCTTGCGCAGATAATTGATCGCTTGATCGTATTCTCCTGTCTTTACCAACAAGGAACCGTAGATGTAATAAGCCTGCAACCAGTCCAAAGCATCTTCCTCTTTCAGTGCATACGTAATGGCTTCCTGTGCATGCTCCCTCGCGTTTTCCAGTTGTTTGAAAGAGATATACATCACGGCAATATTGGCATGCAAATTGGATACAGCACTATAATCCTTGCTTTTCATGGCTGCCTCAAGCCCCTTGCCGTAATAGTAAAGAGCAGAGTCCGGGAGGTTTATTCTGCGGTAGGCGACGCCCAGCGAACTGCAATTGGTCAGATAAGCCTCGCTATCACAGGATTTAGAGGTGGCATCCAAAGCTGTCAGATAGTGTGATGTTGCTTCCCGGATATCCCCCTCAATCATATAACAACTTGCCAAATCGGTAAGTAACCTTCCACGAATACTGTCAAGCGCTGTATTCCCTTCACAATATTTCAGTCCTTCCAGTAAATAAGGTCTTGCCGAATCGGTCTGAGCTATTCCATTGTAGGATTGCCCCAATGACAAACAGGTGATAGCTACCTTTTCATTTTCTCCACTCCCGCGATATAACTCTAAGGCTTTTGCCAGTTTATAGGTGCAACTGTCTATTTCTTCATTTTCATAATGTACACAAGCTTCCTCGTAAAGACTATCGGCTTCACTGTTCATTTGCATATCCAAGGTAGCGAGTTTCGTACACCCCGCCAGAACAAACATCAATAAAAGTAGTAATTTCATCTTCATCACAATTTACCATACACTATAAACTCCCATTCAACATGATGATGCCATATGGAATTTCATCTTCCAGTCAGCTGAAATTGTGACAAAGTTAAGAGTCTTCATTTAAAATGAAAATTATTCGGCATGTTTTTATCCGGTATTTTTACCACATATCATTTATTTTCAAACTTACTAATCACTATTTTAGATTTATCCTTTACCTGTTGGCAGAATTGATTTATTTCTGTGTAGAAATGAATTATTCACCACAGAGGACACAGAGAGCACAGAGGTTATAATTATCTATGAATTAGAAGCCTAAAAAACTCTGTTAACTCTGTGTCCTCTGTGGTGAAAAGATTCATAACCGTATAGAAAGGAGCAAGTAGGAGTTTCATATACGTTGTAACTTTCTGTATGACAACACACTTGATGTCCCACCATGATCAGTCGCAGTGGAACACTAGTTCAATCGTAATGAGAAGTACCTTCAGTCCTAATGGGAAACACCCTCAGTCGTAGTGGGAAATACCCTCAGTCCTAGTGGGAAGACGACACACAGATTGCTTATCTGGGCTTTTACAGCGGAAATGACGAAAGTGTAGCCAACAGCGTATGTCTACTGCTTACCGCTTCATAAATTCCCTCCGTTCTTCTTCCGGAAATTTCTCTATCGCATAGCGCAACATCGTACGTGGCATCACTTTACAATGCTTTTCAAGGAACTGCACCAGCAAGTCTTTGTTCCGTTTCCCCATTTCCCGCAACATCCATCCCGCGGCCTTCTGCATCAGGTCATGACGAGTGTAAAGGAGATACTCGGAGAGGGCTAAAATATCGATGAAATCGTCGTTTTTAATCAATGTATAAGTAGAGACCACTGCTATGCGCTGGTCCCAAAGCAATTCATTACTGACCAAGCGATAAAGAACATCACGGGGTTTATCCTTCAGATATTCGCCCACAATACCCGGAGCAGACAAGTCTACCAGATCCCAGTTATTGATACGGGCAGTCTGCGACAAATAGAAATCGAATATCTCTTTTTTGCCCTTTTCATCGCATTTCTTAAAGCGCTCCACCAGCATCAGTAAGGCACACAGGCGACACTCGTGCCATTCACTTTGCAACAATTCTGCCATTACCTCAAACGGCACATCCTTATGCCGCTTCGCTACCATACGGGTGTTGGGAACGACAATACCGAGAAACTTGTCACCTTCTCCGTATTGTCCTTTCCCAGTTTTAAAGAAATTGGGAAGATACTCCCGTTTCACCGCGTCAATGTACTGTTCCAGTTCCTGCTGTATTTCCTTTGTTTTCTGCATAATATGAACTTAATTGCATACAAAAATATCATTTCAATTTTTATTCTTCACATCGACACACAAAAGATAACACGGGTACCCTGAGTGTAGCCTTTATCAATCATCAGGTATCCACCCAGCCTTTCCGCAACGATACGGCAAATAGATAAACCGAGCCCTGCTCCCTGACTAAAATTATCCAACTTCACAAAGCGCTCAAAAACACGCTCCTGTTCCTCGACAGGAATACCGATCCCGGTATCTGTAACCGTAAAAATCAATTGATTCTCTTCTTTCTTAACCTCATAGGCTAATGTAACGGAACCCTCCTGAGTGAACTTCAATGCATTGCCCAGCAGGTTATCAAGTACCTGCACTATATAATTATAATTACTATTTATGATCAGTTCATCACAGGCCGGTTCAAAAATGAGCTTTACGCCCGGATCGAAGGATGCCCCCGCCGCATCTATCGAGGCCTGGCAACAAGCATTGACATCAACAGCATTATGCTTGATTTCAACCTCACTGTCGAGAATGGAGATATCAAGGATATCACCTACCAGCTTCAGCAACAGCTTGCTGTTACTCTCAATCAACGCAACATATTGCCCGATGTCTTCCTTTTCATCAAGCATATCAACCAATACCCCGGAGAACCCGACAATGGAGTTAAGCGGAGTACGGATTTCATGAGACATATTCTGAATGAACATTGTTTTCAGCCAATTACTCTGTTCAGCAAGCTCTTTGGCTTTGCGCAATTCCTCCTCGGCTTTAATTAATGTACGATTCTGCTCGTCCAGTTTATTTTTTGCTCGATACAACTTTGCATTGAGTTTTCTCTGTTGCCACAAGAAGATAACAACGATACATAAAATACCTATAACAGAGAATAAAATGATCCGGGTATTTTGTAGTCGTTTCTTCTGAGAAATCTTCTCCAGCCGTACCTTTTCAGCATTGAGTTGTTGCAAGTTCAGCATGGTAGCAAACTCGCTGGTAGTGATTTCTTCATTCCTTTCTTTCTCCTTATTCTGTTCCAACAAAAAATCGCGGTACAGCCCGGCAGCTTCTTCTTTACGGTTCATATCCCAAAGAATGTCCGCCTTTGTTTTTCTCAATGCCATCAGAGTCGTCAGATTGTTTTTCTTCTTCAGTTCAGTTTCCCGTTCATCCAATACACTAAGAGCCTTATTATAGTTGCCCACCCTCCAGTTATAATCAATCTCTACATCATACAAATAATGGATATGACGTTTCATTGAAGGTTCTTCCATATACATTCGTCTACATTCCTCTAACGCCTTGCGGGCAGCTACCGTATCTCCTTGCGCAAGATAGAGTGATACATAAACCAGCTTGGCCGTCACTTCATGATAAGTAGATTTAGAAGTTTTGAGTGCCTTTTTAAGCAGTTCGGGAGCTTTTTCCGCTTCGCCCAAATCAATGTATATCTTTGCGGCATCACTATACTGGCAGGATATATTATATCTTACTACATCGGCATTCTCAAAAATATCGATTTCTTTAAGCATAAATTCCTGAGACTTCCCCATCATACCTTTAGCCCCATATACGTTGGCCAATGCATAATAACACTCAGCAATACTTTCCTGACTCTTCTCACTCTTGGCTTCCTGCAACATCTTTTCGGCTTCAAAAAGAGCAATGTTATATTCTCCCTGTATGATATAATAGTTAACCAACCTGGCAGCCCACGCCCAGTAGTAAAGTTCTGCATTACCGACCCTTCTGGCGTATTGTTTTAAGCGATTTACTCCGGCTATGATGCTATCCGTGCGGTTCTCGCCCTGTCCGTAATAGTAATAGTCTACCTTGGCTCCCAAAGCTATCTTAGCCATCACCGTATCGTTGCACCTGATTGCCATATCGAACAATGTATCCGATGCTACCAGAACAATGGGATCAGTCGGATCATTGAAATACTGTTTATAGTAAGCACGCATGCTTTTAATATCGGTAGAGTCTACATTTTGGGGTGAAATAGTTCCTACAACCAAATGCAAAAGAACACAGACAAGAATCGTTTTTTTCAGCATAAGTTATTTGTCTGTTGTATGTTATATGATGATAAAGATATGTTTTATCTATGAAATAAAATATCCCCCTATCTCACAAGACAGACTAATTGATGATTTTTACCTTTTTATTGCATATAATAAGCATTATTTAGAACAATAACAGCAAATAAGCAAGCAAACGTTCATCTTCACAGTATCTATCAACAAGTAACATTAAAAAAAGACTCCGCTTATTATCAATAATTTACAATCGATAATAAGCAGAGTCGCCATACAACCGGACGCATTGACTATTTCTGCGTCACCCCTTTCCAGTCATCCGTACGGAAAGGTGAAGCCGGAAGGCCGGCACCATTATATAAGTTACAAACCGGATTGTTGGCCCATGCGTAGCGCACGGCAACGGGATACGGCACATCGGGAGAACTCACCACAATCTTATCACCCTGTATTTCTGCCTTCGCCCAGTGGAATTTATGATCACGACCAGCAATGGCAAAGCCTTGCAATGCTTTCCCGTCACTACTCTTTAAACCACCATCCGTATGATCAAAAGAAAGGATAATCTTATCCCCATCCACCTGATAGGAACGATAGACGGGACCGGAATAAGGTATTTGTTCTCCATACGTCTTGGCACGGGCCACCAATGCCAGGCGATGTCCAACGGTCTGTTTATCTTTCGGATGGATATCATTGGCATCGCCTTTATCAATAATCACAGCCATTCCGGTATTTGCTACCGACAATGTGCGCGCTTGCGCTTCGCGAAGTTCCGCCCAGTCAGAATCAACGGGGTTGGGAGATACCTGCATAAAGTTGGCTAACTGCACAAAATAGAAAGGAAAATCCTGCCCCCAGTCCTTACGCCAGTTCTCGATAATCAGCGGGAAAAGCTCACGATACTGATAGGCGCGGGAAGCATTGTTTTCTCCTTGGTACCAGATAGCACCACGGATACTGTAAGGCACCAGCGGATGGATCATAGCATTGTATAAAGATGTCGGCAAATTGGGGTCCTCGGACATATCCTTCGGAAACATACCCTCTTTCCGGGCATCGGCGGCTATCTGATATTTCCATTCACCGGCCAGGCTGATTTGTTCTCCATTGTCTGAACGGAGATAAAGCTCATCCGTCATGCCACAGCCACCTCCTGTATCTGTCACACGGACAGCCAGCGTAAGCAGTCCTGCCTTCACCAACTTACCCGGAACGGTGT from Bacteroides sp. MSB163 includes:
- a CDS encoding response regulator transcription factor → MVQLPSDTSKYHLLLIDDHPIVLAGIRNILEVCPEIGEIYAADSAAKALELLKSHDISICMVDIELPDMSGFELIEQIRLLYPSMRIIIETMHSEVWVVRRMVKADVDAVILKQSDPENLQEAIQSVLAGRKYYCPHFQKSRKKLPPEMPQVLSKRELEVLKCISEGLKSNEIAETLYISVNTVEFHRKQIMLKLEAKNASDMLIKAIKGGWLEI
- a CDS encoding tetratricopeptide repeat-containing sensor histidine kinase — encoded protein: MKLLLLLMFVLAGCTKLATLDMQMNSEADSLYEEACVHYENEEIDSCTYKLAKALELYRGSGENEKVAITCLSLGQSYNGIAQTDSARPYLLEGLKYCEGNTALDSIRGRLLTDLASCYMIEGDIREATSHYLTALDATSKSCDSEAYLTNCSSLGVAYRRINLPDSALYYYGKGLEAAMKSKDYSAVSNLHANIAVMYISFKQLENAREHAQEAITYALKEEDALDWLQAYYIYGSLLVKTGEYDQAINYLRKAYGIASQQQSPRFRLKVLSALLPAFQATAQDDSVRYYLNVCDRFLDELPETSHEAIGIYETKAQLLLKEKKYRESLDFYRKLTGLISTNSPTAPYVWYSRMAECYHNLQQPDEAYRYMEQALELRDSLAAQEVEKQMSELQVRYDTQKKELEIKRLKELQQQEELRSLRLTIWFIAFISFMIILLIVLLYKRKLQLSRKYIDGMESERARLARELHDGVCNELLGLEMELKSGFNREEDKCELLDKLGRSRANIRSISHELMPPVFFDATIDEIITDYIDHLNIPSSMHLSFDASTSDWSLVSYNVAYELYRIVQESMNNILKYSSGTQISISLLMDGAHVRLEIFSNGVMKRSSSKGIGMRTMEDRVRCMNGTLHVTADETGVCVTVTAPIK
- a CDS encoding DNA alkylation repair protein; translation: MQKTKEIQQELEQYIDAVKREYLPNFFKTGKGQYGEGDKFLGIVVPNTRMVAKRHKDVPFEVMAELLQSEWHECRLCALLMLVERFKKCDEKGKKEIFDFYLSQTARINNWDLVDLSAPGIVGEYLKDKPRDVLYRLVSNELLWDQRIAVVSTYTLIKNDDFIDILALSEYLLYTRHDLMQKAAGWMLREMGKRNKDLLVQFLEKHCKVMPRTMLRYAIEKFPEEERREFMKR
- a CDS encoding tetratricopeptide repeat-containing sensor histidine kinase yields the protein MLKKTILVCVLLHLVVGTISPQNVDSTDIKSMRAYYKQYFNDPTDPIVLVASDTLFDMAIRCNDTVMAKIALGAKVDYYYYGQGENRTDSIIAGVNRLKQYARRVGNAELYYWAWAARLVNYYIIQGEYNIALFEAEKMLQEAKSEKSQESIAECYYALANVYGAKGMMGKSQEFMLKEIDIFENADVVRYNISCQYSDAAKIYIDLGEAEKAPELLKKALKTSKSTYHEVTAKLVYVSLYLAQGDTVAARKALEECRRMYMEEPSMKRHIHYLYDVEIDYNWRVGNYNKALSVLDERETELKKKNNLTTLMALRKTKADILWDMNRKEEAAGLYRDFLLEQNKEKERNEEITTSEFATMLNLQQLNAEKVRLEKISQKKRLQNTRIILFSVIGILCIVVIFLWQQRKLNAKLYRAKNKLDEQNRTLIKAEEELRKAKELAEQSNWLKTMFIQNMSHEIRTPLNSIVGFSGVLVDMLDEKEDIGQYVALIESNSKLLLKLVGDILDISILDSEVEIKHNAVDVNACCQASIDAAGASFDPGVKLIFEPACDELIINSNYNYIVQVLDNLLGNALKFTQEGSVTLAYEVKKEENQLIFTVTDTGIGIPVEEQERVFERFVKLDNFSQGAGLGLSICRIVAERLGGYLMIDKGYTQGTRVIFCVSM